The following proteins come from a genomic window of Winogradskyella sp. PC-19:
- a CDS encoding outer membrane beta-barrel protein, translating into MSDKKHIDRLFQEKFKDFEVMPDEKLWEGIEARLDKKKKKQRIIPIWWKFGGVAAALVLMFAIGTTFNNTDDTPVVVDSDSNNTEIENSKKSDKHATLQKENTTIASDNSSKNESNKKENNTLKKSKEVYSESPALKYKSKDNSSFVATRNKTLPEKQTNKLSTINETKSNRNVVASTSNTDKNKTETENKVQLKSQEEIKAILESNSNTNNAVAKNKTANNKSKKSENSESIETIENTTIDKQKETGQDIEEAIAEANTNNEEEKEIRRWSIAPNVAPVYFNSLGEGSSLDAQFDSNNTSSDLSMSYGVKGSYAVNERLKITAGINRVSFNNTTNDVIALSDNTFSANAAAASSRLQNVQLNSDVNHASLMLISRPRIADNSVPEAINTLQTGSLEQRFGFIEIPLEIEYRLIDKKLGVNLSGGFSTLLLNENEILADINGQSTLIGEANNFNNTSFSANFGVGLDYNLSEKININLEPKFKYQLNTFNNTSGDFRPFFIGVYTGLSFKF; encoded by the coding sequence ATGAGCGATAAAAAACATATCGACAGACTGTTTCAAGAAAAGTTTAAGGACTTTGAAGTTATGCCAGACGAAAAGCTTTGGGAAGGCATTGAAGCTAGGCTTGACAAGAAAAAGAAAAAACAGCGTATTATCCCGATTTGGTGGAAATTTGGTGGCGTTGCAGCTGCACTTGTACTTATGTTTGCTATTGGTACTACTTTTAATAACACTGACGATACGCCAGTGGTTGTAGATTCTGATTCTAATAATACTGAAATAGAAAACAGTAAAAAATCAGACAAACACGCCACTTTACAAAAAGAAAATACGACTATCGCTTCAGATAACTCGAGTAAAAATGAGTCAAACAAAAAAGAAAATAATACATTAAAAAAATCTAAAGAAGTTTATTCTGAATCACCTGCCTTAAAATATAAATCTAAAGATAATTCATCTTTTGTTGCTACTCGAAATAAAACCCTACCAGAAAAACAGACTAATAAACTTTCTACTATTAACGAAACTAAGTCTAATAGAAATGTTGTTGCATCAACTTCTAATACAGACAAAAATAAAACAGAAACAGAAAACAAAGTTCAGCTTAAATCTCAAGAAGAGATTAAGGCTATTTTAGAATCTAATTCAAATACAAATAATGCTGTTGCAAAAAACAAAACAGCTAACAACAAAAGCAAAAAAAGTGAAAACAGTGAGTCTATTGAAACTATTGAAAATACTACTATAGACAAACAAAAAGAAACTGGTCAAGATATAGAAGAAGCTATTGCTGAAGCAAATACTAATAATGAAGAAGAAAAAGAAATTCGCCGGTGGAGTATTGCACCCAATGTTGCGCCGGTTTATTTTAATTCTTTAGGAGAAGGTTCTTCGCTAGATGCTCAGTTTGATTCTAATAACACCTCTAGTGATTTAAGTATGAGTTATGGTGTAAAAGGAAGTTATGCTGTAAACGAAAGGCTTAAAATCACTGCTGGAATTAATCGTGTTAGCTTTAATAACACTACTAATGATGTCATTGCGTTGTCAGATAATACGTTTTCTGCAAACGCTGCCGCAGCCTCAAGCAGATTGCAAAATGTACAACTCAATAGTGATGTTAATCATGCCTCTTTAATGCTTATTAGTCGCCCAAGAATTGCGGATAACTCGGTGCCAGAAGCTATAAATACATTACAAACCGGAAGCCTAGAACAACGTTTTGGTTTTATAGAGATTCCTTTAGAAATAGAGTATCGTCTAATAGACAAAAAACTTGGTGTAAATCTTAGCGGCGGTTTTAGTACACTATTGCTTAATGAAAATGAAATTCTTGCAGATATCAACGGCCAAAGCACTCTAATTGGCGAAGCTAACAACTTTAATAACACAAGCTTTAGTGCCAATTTTGGTGTTGGACTTGACTATAATTTATCTGAAAAGATTAATATCAATCTTGAACCAAAATTCAAGTATCAATTAAATACATTCAATAACACATCGGGGGATTTTAGACCGTTTTTTATTGGTGTGTATACAGGTTTAAGCTTTAAATTTTAG
- a CDS encoding lysophospholipid acyltransferase family protein, with product MKFFKYIFWVFYRIWFYVLVAIPILLLLPFLLISISREQWYPYFFKLARFWAKFILVGMGYNYKFERLQTPDPKASYMFVANHTSMTDIMLMLASVKNPFVFVGKKELAKIPLFGFFYKRTCILVDRSSAKSRQAVFLRAQRRLKQGLSICIFPEGGVPDESIVLDTFKDGAFRMAINQQIPIVPMTFYDNKKRFPFTFFSGSPGKMRVKIHKFFITEGLTIDDTRDLNNTVRTLILEDLSKDQKLIN from the coding sequence ATGAAATTCTTCAAATATATATTCTGGGTTTTTTACCGTATCTGGTTCTATGTTCTTGTGGCAATTCCTATTTTGCTATTACTACCTTTTTTATTAATCTCAATATCTAGAGAGCAATGGTATCCGTACTTTTTTAAATTAGCTCGTTTTTGGGCAAAGTTTATTTTGGTAGGCATGGGCTATAATTACAAATTTGAAAGACTACAGACACCTGACCCCAAAGCAAGTTATATGTTTGTGGCTAATCATACATCGATGACTGACATTATGCTAATGTTAGCATCGGTTAAAAATCCGTTTGTATTTGTTGGTAAAAAGGAGTTAGCTAAGATTCCGTTATTTGGATTTTTCTATAAACGTACTTGTATTTTAGTTGATAGAAGTAGCGCAAAGAGCCGACAAGCTGTTTTTTTGAGAGCACAACGTAGATTAAAACAGGGATTGAGTATTTGTATTTTTCCAGAAGGTGGTGTACCAGATGAATCTATTGTTTTGGATACTTTTAAAGATGGTGCTTTTAGGATGGCCATTAATCAACAAATACCTATCGTGCCAATGACGTTTTATGATAATAAAAAGCGTTTTCCATTTACTTTCTTCAGTGGCAGTCCAGGCAAAATGCGTGTTAAAATCCATAAATTTTTTATTACAGAAGGACTAACTATTGATGATACTAGAGACTTGAATAATACAGTTAGAACATTAATTTTAGAAGATTTATCCAAAGACCAAAAGCTTATAAATTAA
- the trpS gene encoding tryptophan--tRNA ligase, with amino-acid sequence MARILTGIQSTGTPHLGNILGAILPAIEKAKNEANDSYLFIADMHSLTQIKDAQTLRQNTYSTAATWLAFGLDIEKTIFYRQSDVPQVTELSWYLSCFFPYQRLTLAHSFKDKADRLEDVNAGLFTYPMLMAADILLYDAEVIPVGKDQEQHIEMTRDVASRFHAKIGSETFVLPRADVQKDTMLIPGTDGAKMSKSKGNIIDIFLPEKKLRKQIMSIQTDSTPLEEPKDWSTCNCFAIYSLLADDKAITEMKANYENGNYGYGHAKQALYELVLERFSDARERYNYYMANLNEVNAALKVGAEKAGNVANNVLKRVREKVGY; translated from the coding sequence ATGGCAAGAATACTAACAGGAATACAAAGTACAGGAACACCACATTTAGGTAATATTTTAGGTGCAATACTACCAGCAATTGAAAAAGCAAAAAACGAAGCTAACGATTCGTATTTATTTATTGCAGATATGCACTCGTTAACGCAAATCAAGGATGCCCAAACATTAAGACAAAACACTTACTCTACTGCTGCAACGTGGTTGGCCTTTGGTTTAGATATTGAAAAAACAATATTCTACAGACAAAGTGATGTGCCACAGGTAACAGAACTATCTTGGTATTTAAGCTGTTTTTTTCCATATCAACGTTTGACTTTAGCACATAGCTTTAAGGACAAGGCAGATAGGTTAGAAGACGTTAATGCGGGTTTGTTTACGTATCCAATGCTAATGGCCGCTGACATTTTGTTATATGATGCAGAAGTTATACCTGTTGGAAAAGACCAAGAACAACATATTGAAATGACACGAGATGTTGCATCTCGTTTTCATGCGAAGATTGGCAGTGAAACTTTTGTATTACCTAGAGCTGATGTGCAAAAAGATACCATGCTAATTCCTGGTACTGATGGTGCAAAAATGAGTAAGAGTAAAGGAAATATTATAGATATTTTTTTGCCAGAAAAGAAACTCCGTAAGCAAATCATGTCTATCCAAACAGATAGTACACCGCTTGAAGAACCAAAAGATTGGTCGACTTGTAATTGCTTTGCAATTTATAGTCTGTTAGCAGATGACAAAGCAATTACAGAAATGAAAGCCAATTACGAAAATGGCAATTACGGTTATGGTCATGCTAAACAAGCGCTTTATGAATTAGTCTTAGAACGTTTTTCGGACGCGCGAGAACGTTACAATTACTATATGGCAAACCTCAACGAAGTTAATGCTGCCTTAAAAGTTGGTGCAGAAAAAGCTGGAAATGTTGCTAATAATGTGTTAAAACGTGTTCGTGAAAAAGTTGGGTATTAA
- the dprA gene encoding DNA-processing protein DprA: MTEDQLINILALQHVPKIGSTTAKKLIAHCGSAEAVFREKKSNILKIDGIGTVTIEGLFDGIHFEEAKNELRFIKENNVAYSYFTDDSYPERLKHCIDGPLLLFQSGNINLDNKHIISVVGARKITTSGIAFCEKLVEELAPYDPVIISGFAYGTDITAHKAALKHNLQTVGCLAHGLNQIYPKVHKKYMSDVERHGGFFTDFWSTDTFDRNNFLKRNRIIAGLSEATIVIESAEKGGSLVTADIANSYNRDVFAVPGRTTDSQSVGCNNLIKANQAHLLSNPLDVPYLLGWELEQKQKPAVQKQLFIELEPNEKIIYNYLKENDKELLDVIALNCNMPTYKLAGLLLNMELKGVVRPLPGKLFEVI, translated from the coding sequence ATGACCGAAGACCAACTCATAAATATTTTGGCGCTACAACATGTTCCTAAAATAGGTTCAACCACCGCTAAAAAGCTAATAGCGCATTGTGGAAGTGCAGAAGCTGTTTTTAGAGAAAAGAAAAGTAATATTCTAAAAATCGATGGGATTGGTACGGTAACTATTGAAGGTTTGTTTGATGGCATTCACTTTGAAGAAGCTAAAAATGAATTAAGATTCATAAAAGAAAATAATGTAGCTTATTCGTATTTTACGGATGACAGCTATCCTGAACGGTTAAAACACTGTATTGATGGACCTTTACTTTTATTTCAATCAGGGAATATTAATCTTGATAATAAACACATAATTAGTGTTGTTGGTGCAAGAAAAATAACAACAAGCGGCATAGCTTTTTGCGAAAAATTAGTTGAAGAATTAGCACCATACGACCCAGTAATCATTTCGGGCTTTGCTTATGGGACAGATATTACAGCTCATAAAGCTGCATTGAAACATAATTTGCAGACAGTTGGTTGTTTAGCACATGGCTTAAATCAAATCTACCCTAAAGTTCATAAAAAATACATGAGTGATGTCGAAAGACATGGCGGATTTTTCACTGACTTTTGGAGTACAGATACATTTGATAGAAACAATTTCTTAAAGCGAAATCGCATCATTGCTGGTCTTAGCGAAGCAACAATTGTTATAGAATCTGCAGAAAAGGGCGGAAGTTTAGTAACTGCAGATATTGCTAATTCTTATAATCGCGATGTTTTTGCTGTTCCAGGTAGAACAACTGATAGTCAAAGTGTTGGTTGTAATAATCTGATTAAAGCCAATCAAGCTCATTTATTATCAAATCCTTTGGATGTCCCATACTTATTAGGTTGGGAATTAGAGCAGAAACAAAAACCTGCTGTACAAAAACAACTATTTATAGAGTTAGAACCTAATGAAAAAATAATCTATAACTACTTAAAAGAAAACGACAAGGAACTTTTAGACGTAATCGCGCTAAACTGTAATATGCCAACTTATAAGCTTGCAGGACTATTACTTAATATGGAGCTAAAAGGTGTAGTTAGACCTTTGCCAGGTAAGTTGTTTGAGGTCATTTAA
- a CDS encoding SPOR domain-containing protein — MQLEIYISDLLYRYDCVTVPDFGAFLTSRVSAKIHESTHTFYPPKKVLSFNEQLQNNDGLLANYIAEVEKVPYQVAVEKISKQVKALKSYLIEGETISFNHIGDLLLNTEGSIVFNPSYHINYLTDAFGLSHFNSIDITREVLKQEVEAIEEKAAIVLTPEKRSSNWLKYAAAAVIILGLGGLGTSKIYNDSINKQNQVAQQEANTQIEAEIQEATFFISNPLPAATFSVEKQIGNYHIVAGAFRIEANSDKKVEQLKALGYKARKIGANRFGLHQVVYSSYETRSEAQRAMYGIRKAHNKDAWLLVQDLNK; from the coding sequence ATGCAGTTAGAAATTTACATCAGCGATTTATTATACAGATACGATTGTGTTACCGTGCCCGATTTTGGTGCGTTTTTAACAAGTCGCGTATCTGCTAAAATACACGAGTCGACACACACATTTTATCCGCCAAAAAAAGTATTGTCTTTTAATGAGCAACTTCAAAATAACGACGGCCTTTTAGCGAACTATATTGCAGAAGTTGAAAAAGTACCCTATCAAGTCGCTGTAGAAAAAATATCTAAGCAAGTCAAAGCCTTAAAATCTTATTTGATTGAAGGCGAAACTATTTCTTTTAATCATATCGGAGACTTATTACTAAATACAGAAGGTAGTATTGTCTTTAATCCATCTTATCATATCAATTATTTGACGGATGCTTTTGGCCTATCTCATTTTAATAGTATAGATATTACTCGAGAAGTTTTAAAACAAGAGGTCGAAGCTATTGAAGAAAAGGCAGCGATTGTTTTAACACCAGAAAAACGTTCTAGCAATTGGCTTAAATATGCTGCGGCAGCAGTAATAATTTTAGGCTTAGGTGGTTTAGGTACTAGTAAAATATATAATGATTCTATAAACAAACAAAACCAAGTTGCACAACAAGAAGCTAATACACAAATTGAGGCCGAAATACAAGAAGCAACATTTTTTATTAGTAATCCATTACCAGCAGCTACATTTTCAGTAGAAAAACAAATAGGTAATTATCATATTGTAGCTGGCGCATTCAGAATTGAAGCCAACTCTGATAAAAAAGTAGAACAACTAAAAGCCTTGGGTTATAAAGCTCGTAAAATTGGTGCAAATCGCTTTGGCTTACATCAGGTTGTATATTCTAGTTATGAAACTAGATCTGAAGCACAACGCGCTATGTACGGCATTAGAAAAGCACATAATAAAGACGCGTGGTTGTTGGTGCAAGATCTGAATAAATAA
- a CDS encoding acyl-CoA thioesterase, with product MEARTAFQSKTIVTDLVLPSETNPLNNLFGGELLARMDRSASIAARRHSRRIVVTASVNHVAFNRSVPVGSVVTIEAKVSRAFTSSMEVYMDVWIEDRESGECIKANEAIYTFVAVDETGRPVKVPELIPETELEKERFNAALRRKQLSLVIAGKMKASDATELKALFE from the coding sequence ATGGAAGCAAGAACAGCATTTCAATCAAAAACTATTGTTACAGACCTCGTTTTACCGAGTGAAACAAATCCATTAAATAATCTTTTTGGAGGAGAACTTTTAGCGCGTATGGATCGCTCTGCAAGTATCGCAGCACGTCGTCATTCTCGTAGAATTGTGGTTACTGCTTCTGTAAATCATGTAGCTTTTAACCGTTCTGTTCCTGTTGGAAGTGTTGTGACTATTGAGGCTAAAGTATCTAGAGCTTTTACATCGTCTATGGAAGTATATATGGACGTATGGATTGAGGATCGAGAATCTGGTGAATGCATCAAAGCCAATGAAGCTATATATACTTTTGTAGCAGTTGACGAAACTGGTAGACCTGTAAAAGTACCTGAATTAATACCAGAAACTGAATTAGAAAAAGAACGTTTTAATGCTGCCTTGAGACGTAAACAATTGAGTTTAGTTATTGCTGGAAAAATGAAGGCTTCAGATGCTACCGAACTAAAAGCTTTATTTGAGTAA
- a CDS encoding DUF6515 family protein — translation MKNLFFLFGFLLLLNLNSCARRVVVRQPTNVTVIKTLPRNYKIVRVNGKRYYTWNGRRYKKTRNGYVVVTL, via the coding sequence ATGAAGAATCTCTTTTTTTTATTTGGCTTTCTCCTATTACTAAATCTTAATTCTTGTGCACGACGCGTTGTGGTTAGGCAACCTACTAATGTAACAGTAATCAAAACTTTACCTCGAAATTATAAAATAGTGCGTGTAAACGGAAAACGGTATTATACTTGGAACGGAAGGCGTTATAAAAAAACCAGAAATGGTTATGTCGTTGTTACTCTCTAA
- a CDS encoding murein hydrolase activator EnvC family protein produces MRLKSLFIIAILTLFSVSFVSAQSEKQKQLEAKRQRLLKEISQLNSINRANKTKEKSVVSQVEDVNYKIRVRQNLIKVSNEQANQLTRDINSNQKEITQLRDQLKELKEDYAKMVVKSYKSKSEQSKVMFLLSSDNFKQAYKRLQYINQYKAYQKKQAEDIKAKTQDLQNLNLELSKQKEIKKKLVAENRKAKIALESEMKIQQDLMVLIRKDIKKHTAEIRKKRQEADRIDKEINRLIREAIAASNKKAGKKTSTGKFVLTPAAKKLAANFESNKGKLRWPVDRGVIKSKYGLQRSITDKAVKQNYKSIYISTEKNEKVKAVFKGEVYKIMVIKNANPAVMISHGSYITVYMNMSKINVKSGDKIETGQVIGEAFTNKQTGETLLGFRVYKNDATQNPEYWLSKN; encoded by the coding sequence ATGCGATTAAAAAGTCTTTTTATAATTGCAATACTGACATTGTTTTCTGTTTCATTTGTTTCAGCACAAAGCGAAAAACAAAAGCAGCTAGAGGCCAAACGTCAACGTCTTTTAAAAGAAATATCGCAACTAAATTCTATAAACAGAGCCAATAAAACAAAGGAGAAATCTGTTGTTTCTCAAGTCGAAGATGTCAACTACAAAATTAGAGTACGTCAAAATTTGATTAAGGTCTCTAATGAACAAGCCAATCAATTGACACGCGACATTAATAGTAATCAAAAAGAAATTACGCAGCTCAGAGACCAATTAAAAGAGCTAAAAGAAGATTATGCTAAAATGGTTGTAAAGTCCTATAAAAGTAAATCTGAGCAAAGTAAAGTGATGTTTCTATTGTCTTCTGACAATTTTAAACAGGCATATAAGCGTCTTCAATACATCAATCAATACAAAGCATATCAGAAAAAACAAGCTGAAGATATAAAAGCAAAAACACAAGATTTACAGAATCTTAATTTAGAACTATCAAAACAAAAAGAGATAAAGAAAAAGCTTGTCGCAGAAAACAGAAAGGCAAAAATAGCTTTAGAGTCTGAGATGAAAATCCAACAAGATTTGATGGTGCTTATTCGTAAAGACATCAAAAAGCATACTGCCGAAATTCGTAAAAAACGACAAGAAGCTGACCGAATAGACAAAGAAATAAACCGATTGATTCGAGAAGCTATTGCAGCTTCAAATAAAAAAGCTGGAAAAAAGACATCTACAGGTAAGTTTGTATTAACACCTGCAGCAAAGAAGTTAGCTGCCAATTTTGAGTCTAATAAAGGTAAGTTGCGTTGGCCGGTTGACAGAGGTGTCATAAAAAGTAAATATGGATTACAACGTTCAATTACTGACAAAGCAGTAAAACAGAATTACAAAAGTATTTACATCTCTACGGAGAAGAACGAAAAGGTTAAGGCTGTTTTTAAAGGTGAAGTTTATAAAATCATGGTCATAAAAAATGCTAATCCAGCTGTAATGATTAGCCATGGTAGTTACATTACAGTGTATATGAACATGTCTAAAATCAATGTAAAGTCGGGCGATAAAATTGAGACAGGTCAAGTGATTGGAGAAGCATTTACCAATAAACAAACTGGAGAAACCCTATTGGGCTTTAGAGTCTATAAAAATGATGCAACTCAAAATCCTGAATATTGGCTCTCTAAAAATTAG
- a CDS encoding DUF4292 domain-containing protein, translated as MKQFIKYKFTSILILALLTISVSGCKSAKAIASTGEASSKLTSKQLIKAHKKNNVDFKTLQARAKIDITQGEKTQGATFNLRMQKDEVIWLSAPLGLARMKITPDQVQFYNKTDNTYFDGNYQLLSDFVGFELDFQKVQNILMGQAIYDLKAQPHDVNIQDNSYVLQPQKQDVLLELFYLMNASHFKLNSLQMAQSVKRRFLQVDYKSYQDIEKNVIPKEIKIIAVEDTDEALIDMEIRSVTLNGEVRFPFRIPSGYKEIELK; from the coding sequence ATGAAGCAATTTATCAAATACAAGTTTACTTCAATTCTCATTTTAGCGCTGCTAACAATCAGTGTTTCAGGTTGTAAGTCAGCAAAAGCAATTGCTTCTACAGGTGAGGCTAGTTCAAAGCTAACGTCTAAACAACTGATTAAAGCTCATAAAAAGAATAACGTAGATTTTAAAACACTACAAGCCAGAGCTAAAATAGATATTACACAAGGCGAAAAAACTCAAGGTGCAACCTTTAATCTACGTATGCAAAAAGATGAAGTTATATGGTTAAGCGCGCCATTAGGTTTAGCACGTATGAAGATTACGCCAGACCAAGTTCAGTTTTATAACAAAACTGACAATACTTATTTTGATGGCAATTATCAATTATTAAGTGATTTTGTAGGTTTTGAATTAGACTTTCAGAAAGTCCAAAACATACTTATGGGACAAGCAATTTATGATTTAAAGGCACAACCTCATGATGTAAATATTCAGGATAACTCTTATGTCCTTCAACCTCAAAAACAAGATGTGTTATTAGAGTTATTTTACTTGATGAATGCATCACATTTTAAGCTAAACTCTTTACAGATGGCACAATCTGTAAAGCGAAGATTTCTTCAAGTTGATTATAAATCATATCAAGATATCGAGAAGAATGTTATCCCCAAAGAGATAAAAATTATTGCTGTAGAAGATACTGATGAAGCTTTGATAGATATGGAAATTAGATCTGTAACACTTAACGGAGAAGTGCGTTTTCCTTTCAGAATTCCTTCAGGTTATAAAGAAATTGAATTGAAATAA